aaCTATTTATTAAGTTTAATATGTCTGcaacaaatttcataatttaatgttatggtgaaatttaattcaatttgattaAAGTAAATTGCTGATTTGACGTTTTGCAGTAACCAACAAATATTTGCTATAACTGCAATTTAATGTATTCAAACAAATTATGTTGATTGTTAAGTTAGCTTTGAAAGCGTTAAGCTCATTTTATTTGCAAACGTTCGTGGTcactttacaaattttaataatattggttacatattttttgatattgcTGTTTGTATAaggataaaataagttttgtatttttaatgtttgtgtTGTACATGTGACATTTAATTATGAATTTCATTATACATACAAGGAATTTTCGTGAATTATAGTTTGTAAAGatgcgtttaatcgaaaaaaaatcaatctgCGATCATTCATTTCtgattaaaacacaatatattttttttaaataattttaactcacaaaacactttttttaaatattttaatcggGAAAGGGCctcaaaagaaattaaattttgtatgaaaaactaaaaaaattcaaattgttgTAAAtacaatcacccttatcgtggttggcgtaaacgtcatacgcctacgacagtttcgtactagattaaagaaacagtttgcattttatatttattctaatacgaaacagtcgtaggcgtatgacgtttacgccaaccacgataatgGTGAATATTATTCGTGGAAGTGGGCATAATCTGCcataattattcaaatttgagaataaatatattttataggaatattttcaaaaatattaaatgttggAAAAAATGGGTGAGTTCCAAAACATCATACAACTTTGCAGTGATTGCCATATCCATAGAGAATTACAGTAGCCCAATAGAGTCTACATAcatgaattcaaattaaatttctttcgttgaaaatcgacataagacatgtattattatatatctcataaaaaaaaaactaaaaaaaactgctttaaattaaagtaacataataatttttcctgtatgtagactttcttgggctactgtatacatagagacgagatacTCCGTTTTgtcaaagaaaaaaacataacacaaataacaataatattttattgttgcgAGAGTTAGGTTTTCGACAACAGACttatgggtcgattatggatggtaTTAAAGGTGGCAACTGACAGAGATATCATTTCTGTTgcctttatttttgtttgactaaaataagtgttttgtctgtatgtataattctctatgaccATAACATTAtagttacatacatatataatatagATATGTTCATTTTGGGATATgtggaaattcaaaaattgtaagaaCAAAAATATCCCATTATCCGCTTTTATTccgaaacattaaaataaaaatcgcacAGGGACGTCTTGATGTGTATGTACAACGCCAAATGATTTTGCTATGTATTTAATActcgtatatacatatatatgtatgtatgtctataCTTACTTTCCAGCATCACTTTTATTAACCACGGAAGTAATGTACTTGTCAACTCTGACAATGGAGTTATCCTTAAGTTTGCCATCGCCAAATGTTACATTCAATTGCGACGCCAGCATCGCAAAACTATTGAAATATTGACTGTCTGAGATCAATAAACGCAAGCGGTCAGAATCTCTGATTCGTTTGGCACACAGGATTTGTAGAACCGGCGAATCGACCTCCTCCCCAGCCATAATGcgctacaaaaatatataatataaatttatcacCAAAATCAATATACAACGTAGAGAATAATAAACTTACAGGAATGACGCCTTTAGAAAGAGAAGCTATGCCAGGCATTTTCGGTTTACAATTATTACAATCTTTGACAAAATAAgagttaaattatttaattttgtatttaaaattcttacAATCCACAACGAATTaagttttttagttatttttattttctgctgAATTTCACAATCTTTCCGTGCACTTTTTTGTTTGGTAGTTTGTTGTAGAATGCGTGAAAATTTCACGAATTTTTGCGACAAATTAAATCAGGCGGGAATCAAATGtatgggaaattttttaatgaatgaaaaataataagaagAAGAGCCAGAGATGCAATATATAACCGGTAttatctacaaaaaaatttgtatattgcaATAACTTATTGATCCGTGTTAcataactcgtaaactaaaaGAGACCTGccaaaaatgttaacgtttctATACTATATTtctataaccaaaaaaaaaatttataaaaataaccaaaaactttttcaaaagcAACTGTTTTATACTAATAattaatttggttaaaaaaaatgtttggtgataaaaaaaaaatttatggcaaaaaaacatataaaaatcaaaattttgtgtcacacaaaaacattcatggaaaaaaattggagaataacGTGTGAAAACGGTGAAAACAAATCgttgatgagaaaaaaaaattgttagcaaaaaacagaattttgggtcattcacacattttggtgaaaaaaatgtaggttaaacattttttttgcatattttaatcCGAATTTCTATGGCGTTATTTAAGACATATACATTAAATGcaaatttcatatacatatttaaataatatattgtgATTAAAAAGATTAAATTACTAATTCTGCAGATTTTAGAGAACATTTATAAAAGAATGCATTttgattatttccaaaaatgtaatatttaaatgtaaagtgcgagctttatacattttttactaCCCATAAAATATAGCagagttttaattaaattcgtttttagttcAATAATACCTAAATTGCAAATATAAAATCGATTCgtgatattaaattatttttttaattaaaatttaaaaattctttgttgGGAAATGGGATATTTTTACTATCGGTAAAGCAGTGCAACAGTAATTGCAACACTGATTATATTTCAGCTGaacattttgtaaacaaaacgttttattaaaaataccacaaagaaaaagaaaaaaaacatggtaaatatattcaattttattaattatgctTTTAATAAAACTACTTTACTTTTTAATAGGCTCGCAATGCTGAAAAGGCCATGTAAGTATTGTcagattaataataataaagacgttaaaattaaaccaaaacttTAAATAGGACCACATTGGCTCGTTGGCGTGCTGCTAAAGAAATTGAATCTGGTGAAAAAGATCGGCGACCGTATTTGGCTTCGGAGTGTAGTGACCTtccaaaatgtgaaaaatatcgTTTAGAAATTATTCGTGAAATTTCTAACAAAGTTGCTCAAATACAAAATGGTTAGATTTTTCGGATCCATTGATATGCAAATAAACCAATCTTATATTTTTACTACTTGCAGCTGGTCTTGGTGAATTCCGTATACGCGATTTAAACgatgaaataaataaactacTTAGAGAAAAACGGCACTGGGAAAATCAAATATCGGCATTGGGAGGGCCACATTATCGGCGCTATGGTCCCAAAATGTTTGATGCCGAAGGCCGTGAGGTTCCCGGTAATCGTGGCTACAAGTACTTTGGTGCGGCTAAAGATTTGCCAGGCGTTCGCGAATTGTTCGAACAGGAACCACCACCGCCTCCACGTAAAACCAGAGCGGAACTCATGAAAGATATAGATGCTGAATACTATGGCTATAGAGATGATGACGATGGT
The nucleotide sequence above comes from Calliphora vicina chromosome 1, idCalVici1.1, whole genome shotgun sequence. Encoded proteins:
- the LOC135964066 gene encoding pre-mRNA-splicing factor ISY1 homolog isoform X2, whose product is MARNAEKAMTTLARWRAAKEIESGEKDRRPYLASECSDLPKCEKYRLEIIREISNKVAQIQNAGLGEFRIRDLNDEINKLLREKRHWENQISALGGPHYRRYGPKMFDAEGREVPGNRGYKYFGAAKDLPGVRELFEQEPPPPPRKTRAELMKDIDAEYYGYRDDDDGILIPIEDRIEHLAIQTAVREWKEKMARDGHAEMDDDDNDDDIYPLSIPAREAAEDAKDSRREENPMELLAPKFTAHVPVPTQKDIEDALLRKRKQELLEKYVGSS
- the LOC135964066 gene encoding pre-mRNA-splicing factor ISY1 homolog isoform X1 is translated as MARNAEKAMTTLARWRAAKEIESGEKDRRPYLASECSDLPKCEKYRLEIIREISNKVAQIQNAGLGEFRIRDLNDEINKLLREKRHWENQISALGGPHYRRYGPKMFDAEGREVPGNRGYKYFGAAKDLPGVRELFEQEPPPPPRKTRAELMKDIDAEYYGYRDDDDGILIPIEDRIEHLAIQTAVREWKEKMARDGHAEMDDDDNDDDIYPLSIPAREAAEDAKDSRREENPMELLAPKFTAHVPVPTQKDIEDALLRKRKQELLEKYVGSS